A genomic region of Papaver somniferum cultivar HN1 chromosome 7, ASM357369v1, whole genome shotgun sequence contains the following coding sequences:
- the LOC113296426 gene encoding uncharacterized protein LOC113296426, with translation MDKEKKKPTISAKEKKLTPKITYTPQKPVTRSHPQKRVDPEFASGKGLSGHKRRKTKSRTENPVGKDCPTEKVQKKDSENVRKRKAKGDPNLQELTKKVKNARKLLSLRKSPFYKDLSSQQRALLSPFFDKATSINSAWKAPAVIGHHILSAETLKICYITGL, from the exons ATGGACAAGGAGAAGAAAAAGCCGACTATCTCAGCCAAGGAGAAGAAACTTACTCCAAAAATCACATACACCCCTCAGAAGCCAGTAACTCGGAGCCACCCGCAGAAAAGAGTTGATCCTGAGTTTGCTAGTGGCAAAGGACTGTCGGGACATAAAAGGCGAAAAACAAAGTCCAGAACTGAAAACCCAGTTGGAAAAGATTGCCCAACAGAGAAAGTTCAGAAAAAGGATAgcgagaatgtgagaaagagaaaagctaaaggTGATCCAAATCTGCAAGAACTTACTAAAAAAGTGAAGAATGCACGCAAGTTGTTGAGCCTAAGGAAATCTCCGTTCTATAAGGATTTGAGTTCACAACAAAGAGcgcttctctctcctttttttgacAAAGCTACCTCAAT CAACAGTGCTTGGAAAGCTCCTGCTGTGATTGGTCATCACATATTATCTGCAGAGACTTTGAAGATCTGCTACATAACAGGGCTTTAG
- the LOC113296425 gene encoding uncharacterized protein LOC113296425, translated as MLPDDRYLPRAARWNIKEISVEFLKDMEASQYTFSKEFKDEYTMYEKEMLNEIAQRLPVEEVPLTVDWQEKFEDLEVKNEDLRLTIAEKWCELQRRKEDGLPIDVSILEELLNDIYHRAYPPPQPNSGEEESSSSSEEGHDDLDDTVPSATTPLVTEDEQEIPDDTQEKSNEQGNATPTMPVMGGSEENLTQFDIEVSQFKILARSDLERKVKELQEEKSMPEPSQVSYILSSISLVCKKLKLVSTYLLY; from the exons ATGTTACCAGATGATCGATACCTTCCAAGAGCGGCAAGGTGGAacatcaaagaaatatctgttgagtttCTAAAGGATATGGAGGCTTCGCAATACACA TTCTCTAAagaatttaaggatgaatatactatgtatgaaaaagaaatgttgaatgaaATTGCTCAAAGGCTTCCAGTTGAAGAAGTGCCATTGACAGTAGATTGGCAAGAAAAATTCGAGGATTTGGAAGTAAAGAATGAAGATTTGAGGCTGACAATTGCAGAAAAATGGTGTGAATTACAGAGAAGGAAAGAGGACGGCCTCCCCATTGATGTGAGTATCCTAGAAGAGCTTTTGAATGATATATATCACAGAGCTTACCCACCTCCACAACCAAACTCGGGAGAAGAAGAATCTAGCAGTAGCTCTGAAGAAGGGCATGATGATTTGGATGACACCGTTCCATCAGCAACTACTCCTTTGGTAACAGAGGATGAACAGGAAATTCCAGATGATACCCAAGAAAAGTCGAATGAACAGGGAAATGCTACTCCAACAATGCCTGTTATGGGGGGCTCTGAAGAAAATCTCACACAGTTCGATATTGAAGTTTCACAGTTTAAAATTTTGGCTAGATCTGATTTGGAGCGAAAGGTGAAAGAGCTGCAAGAGGAAAAGAGCATGCCAGAACCATCACAGGTAAGTTATATTCTTTCTAGTATTAGTTTAGTTTGTAAAAAACTAAAACTTGTCAGTACATATCTACTATACTGA